A region of Corvus cornix cornix isolate S_Up_H32 chromosome 3, ASM73873v5, whole genome shotgun sequence DNA encodes the following proteins:
- the KLF11 gene encoding Krueppel-like factor 11: MHGSPCSDMGDAPAVDIVDIYESIRERQRHDSERSTCSTLEQNDIEAVEALVCMSSWGQRSQKGDILKIRPLTPFSDSGDFTMHAEATAELPKDYLSTLCMTPPHSPDFVEMSAATLLSSQVTYSKPRTVMANTAACSVTSATGASPITKPSVLSVGQQCSQKPVISESCAPQPCRAMATSVIRHTGDSSAYHHIPAAQEKTKVTSGYSTSRDWYGVDDRKHSRLPQDMCAADDLINKTSPVHQPYAHDSSDIVTNKGQLPLRPVSPQTHLPKNCESDLQKRATPVTPAPVSSPQVLCQMIPLNGQSSMINAYVKPSTPALSTPMKPILPQTAPLSQPVLMGPSVPQGTVMLVLPQPAVTQTPQCPQTVVTVGSTKLLPLAPAPMFIASGQTCAPQLDFSRRRNYVCDFPGCKKTYFKSSHLKAHLRTHTGEKPFSCNWDGCDKKFARSDELSRHRRTHTGEKKFACPVCERRFMRSDHLTKHTRRHMTTKKTPSWQTEVGKLSRIATAEKPKSSSALSMLIPVPSPVCQG, translated from the exons ATGCACGGCTCGCCCTGCTCGGACATGGGAGATGCGCCCGCG GTTGACATTGTGGACATCTATGAGTCTATCCGTGAACGGCAGCGTCATGACAGTGAGAGGTCTACCTGCAGCACCTTGGAGCAGAACGACATTGAAGCCGTTGAAGCCCTTGTTTGTATGAGCTCCTGGGGTCAAAGATCACAGAAAGGTGACATATTAAAGATAAGGCCCCTCACGCCCTTCTCAGATTCTGGGGATTTCACAATGCACGCCGAGGCTACGGCTGAATTACCAAAGGACTATCTATCGACACTG tgcaTGACTCCTCCGCACAGCCCTGACTTCGTGGAGATGTCGGCAGCTACGCTCCTCTCCTCACAAGTCACTTACTCCAAACCAAGGACTGTCATGGCAAacacagctgcctgctcagTCACATCAGCGACCGGTGCCTCTCCCATAACCAAGCCATCTGTTCTCAGTGTGGGGCAACAGTGCAGTCAGAAGCCAGTGATCTCTGAATCCTGCgcacctcagccttgcagggCCATGGCAACAAGTGTCATACGTCACACAGGTGATAGTTCTGCTTACCATCACATTCCTGCTGcgcaagagaaaacaaaggtaACTTCAGGCTACAGCACTTCCAGAGATTGGTATGGAGTGGATGACCGAAAACATTCCAGACTGCCACAGGACATGTGTGCTGCGGATGATTTAATCAACAAAACCTCTCCAGTACATCAGCCTTATGCACATGACTCCAGTGATATTGTGACCAATAAAGGGCAACTACCACTCCGGCCTGTTTCGCCGCAAACCCACTTACCAAAGAATTGTGAGAGTGACTTGCAAAAAAGAGCTACCCCAGTGACACCTGCCCCTGTCTCAAGCCCCCAGGTTCTCTGTCAGATGATCCCTTTAAATGGACAAAGCAGCATGATCAATGCGTATGTCAAGCCTTCAACTCCAGCACTCTCAACTCCCATGAAGCCTATTTTACCGCAGACAGCCCCGCTCTCCCAGCCTGTACTCATGGGACCTTCTGTGCCTCAGGGGACTGTGATGTTGGTTCTTCCGCAGCCCGCTGTCACGCAGACACCGCAGTGCCCGCAGACCGTGGTGACTGTTGGCAGCACCAAGTTACTGCCCCTCGCTCCTGCTCCCATGTTCATCGCTTCTGGCCAGACCTGCGCCCCCCAGCTGGACTTCTCCAGGCGGAGGAATTACGTTTGTGACTTCCCTGGGTGCAAGAAAACCTATTTCAAAAGTTCCCACCTCAAAGCGCACCTTCGCACCCACACTG GAGAAAAACCTTTCAGCTGCAACTGGGATGGCTGTGACAAGAAGTTTGCCCGCTCGGATGAACTGTCACGGCACCGCAGAACGCACACGGGGGAGAAGAAGTTCGCCTGTCCTGTGTGCGAGCGCCGCTTCATGCGCAGCGACCACCTGACGAAGCACACCCGCCGCCACATGACCACCAAGAAAACCCCCAGCTGGCAGACAGAGGTTGGCAAACTCAGCAGAATTGCCACAGCAGAGAAACCCAAGAGCAGCAGCGCTCTGAGTATGCTCATCCCCGTGCCATCACCTGTCTGCCAGGGCTAG